CACCGACCATCCGTTCTGATTTCACTGACCTTCCCTCTTCTGTTTCCCTTTTCACATTGCTTTACAGGCTTCAGCTGGAGGATGAGCTGcggcagagggagagggagcgcGAACGGGAGCGTGAACGAGAGCGCGAGCGCGAAAAAGAGAGGGAGCgtgaggtggagagagaaaaagagcgGGAGCGAGAAcgagagcgggagagagagcGGGAAAAGGaactggagagggagagggagcgcgagagagagagggagcgcgAGCGAGAacgagagaaggagagagaaagggagaaggaACTGGagaggcagaaggagagagcaCTGAGGGAGAAGGAGCTGCAGGCGTCCAAGGCCATGGAGAGCCACTATCTGGCCGAGCTCCATGCCATGAGGGGGCAGGAGGACCGAAACAAGCCTGAGAGACTCACCCCTAATCGGGCTGGTATGTGTCCCTGCTGCCCGCGTAGCCTCCTTAAGCTAAAATCGTACTGCTTGAAAACTTTTGTCCCCATCAACACTTCGCACCAACAGCTGAAACAGTCCTTTGAAAGAAAAATTCTCTGAAACCATTGAAGATAGTTTGTCTTAGGTTTAAGTCATGTTTTAAGCTATGTGATTAAAACTCCTCAGTTGCAGCTTCTCACGTGTAGGCATTTACAGATTTCTTACTACTTTGTGAtggtaaactgaatatttttaggtttcattgttggtcagacaaaacaagcattttgaAGACGTCACCTTGTGTTCCACGTGTGATGGATTTTGATTActactttctgacattttgcagacCAAATAATCATAATGATTGGTTGCAGCCctaatgttaaaatgtttacgCTGACCTTTCTCCCTTCGCAGATAAAACCAAAGAGCCCACCCCTCCAGCTCCCAAACCTGTCCCGCCAGGACTCCACTCTTCAATGGTCCAATCACATCATCCTGTCCCTGGTCTAATCTCAGGCCACGGCCTCTACATTGGGCCCAGTGCTGTAGGGCCGGGGCTCTCGGCCTCAATGATTGCTCAGAGGACCAATGAGGAGGAGCGGTGGGTGGCGCGGCAGCGCAAGCTGCGGCAGGAGAAAGAGGATCGTCAGTACCAGGTGTCTGAATTCCGCCAGCAGGTTCTGGAGCAGCACCTGGATTTGGGTCGGCCAGGTGACACACCAGATCACAGGACAGACTCGCACAGGTGAGACAACATTCACAAGGCTGAAGTCATTGCAACACAGCCAACGTGCGCAGAAATTTCAAACCCATTTCATTTTTAAGCACATATCATCGaggtgtttgtttctgcatgaCTTGGTGAATGCAGAGTAGTTTTGCCCGTGATGCTTGATAGAGCAGTACTGGGGTCTCTGTGACaccaaaaacacatgcatactttCAGTGGAAAACACTATTTTTGGGGTGGTTGGCTGTCTGTTTCTGCTAGCCTGATAGGGaaagttgtgtctgtgttttgaagCCTCAGAAGCTGGCAGGCTTTAGAAGTTTGTTTTCAAGCATGACTGGAAAAAAGATAAACCCTGTCAGAAGCATCACTTCTACTCTATTTCTGTCCATGCTTCCTTCCAGGGCCAACATGTAGCCAAACATGCTGTTTAGGTGTTGATGTAAGGTGTAAAGTGGGGTTCTGATGACTGCTGTTTCGTAAATATTGGGCAGGGATTCAAACAGGCAGTGAATGGGATGTCTAAGATACACAAAGACTAATTCTCAGCTAATCCTCTCAACCTTGCACAACGTAAGCCCCCAACTTACCCTCCTTTGTTATCGTGAccgtgtttgtgttgttgtgtgtgattCAGAGGTGAGCTTGTGGTTAATGCTGAACTGGTAGGACAGGACAGATACACACATCTGCTATCAGTAAACCTACAGTACAATCACAAAATCACAGCTCACAGGCTGCAGATTGCAGATAATACACACAtttgctcacacacagaaatgcaaacacaaacaggaggcACAGATAATTTGACTGGTCATGCAGTGTGCACTCCTGCCAGCTTTGATTTGGAAAGACGCTTGAGACAGTGTCCATCAGCcatctgcctttctttcttcacCACTGCAACGgttccttttcctccttttcaaGTGTATCGTTTCACACTTGTTCTCCCTTTACAGaaagattcttcttctttttctcacatcACTGAGTATGATTCAGTTTCTAACAATGCATTGTTCTCCTTACCCTTCCCGTGTCagtcattttctcctctgtctgcctgtcaggaGAACATTTCCCCTGGCCTCTTCTTCAGTGGGCCACCCTCTGACTTAGCTCCAtccctgtgcatgtgtgtgtacgcatgCCACACTACAAGGACCCAACAGATCAAAAACAAGCCTGTATATCTGGAGGACATTGTGTGCCTTGGCTACATCCTCACTCTGCTCTGGGCTACTCTGTCTGGGCTTGATAACACTGTTTTGCACAGATACACCAGCTCACAGACATACTGACAGGAATGAAGGGAAATAGGCAAGGCATATGAGCAGTAtggtgtgtctctgtgctgcatgtgtggtCGGAAAACACTATTAATCAGTTTCAGAGGAGATGTGAGCATTGTACTGCATTTCTGACAGATAAACACAACCCCTGTTCCATTGTATCCTTACAGATCCATACCAAATCATCATGAACCGGGAAGCCGGGACCTCCACCCACACTTAGGTGCCCCTCCACCACTCATCTCACCAAAACCTCCTCAGCTACCACGTGAACACCACCCACCTCCTCCCACCACACTGTGGAACCCTGCATCTCTCATAGAGACAGCCTCAGAGTCCAAACGTAACCACGAGCCCTCAGGGATGGGACACTATGAGCTCAGTCGGCTGCCCCCAGGGCCCTTGAAATACGATGACGGAGCACGAAGAAGAGAAGGGGGAGCAATGGATAAATATCCCCCACTGAGAGGTCCCCCGGGTTTACCAGAGCCCAGCACGTTCCTTGCTGATCTGGAGAAATCCACTCAGTCCTTCttcagccagcagagggcatCACTGTCTCTGCCCAGCCAGTATGAATTGGACGGAGCTGTGAAAAGCAATACTGGGCTGAAGAGCCTCCAGGGACACCTGGGACACAGTAGACATGGACAAGGGCTGGGAATTGTCACTGGGCCAGGGATGGGACAGGTAGCCACACTGGGGATGGTTCCAGACACAATGCTGATCTATGACGAGTCCCTTCAGCAGCACCGAAGACCCATTAGCAAGCTGGacctggaggagaagaggagaagggaggcCAGAGAGAAAGGTACTCACCATGCTGTTGCACTACACCTGGTAACATGAAACATAGATTATATCTTGTTTTATGCAACAGCCCTTTTTTTCATTAGAGGACTTGAAAAGTGTGGTGTCAGTGGTGACCTCTTTGTTTGCTGCAGGTTACTACTATGAGCTGGATGATTCATATGATGagagtgatgaggaggaggtgagagccCATCTCAGGAGAGTAGCAGAGCAGCCCCCACTCAAATTGGATGACTCCACAGAGGTAAAACACCTGCCAACACATATGCTTTCTGTGCTTTCCTTGAAGCAGGCTCACAAAGCACTCGTGATAagatattttatgtattttttttccctcttggcACAGAAATTGGACTTTCTGGGAGTGTTTGGTCTGACCACAGTGGGCCGACGGGATGAGCTGGTGCAgcaaaagagaaggaagaggaggaggatgctcAGGGAGCGCAGCCCCTCACCACCTGTATCGCACTCGAAACGcactcctccgcctcctccccAACTCAGCACGCGTTTCACCCCTGAAGAAATGGACCAAGCACCAGAGCTGGAGGATAAGAAGCGGTTCCTCACCATGTTTAGACTGTCCCACGTCACGATACAGCAGAGGAGAGGTAAGAGCATCTAATGTAATACACAGATTAAGCCCAGTCTGTGTAGCAAGTACTGTACTCCACCCTTTTAATTCACTTAGTCATGTTTAATGCTACTCTAATACCCTTTggtaaatatatacatacatacatatatggGGGATTCTGTCACAGCGACTTTAATTATGGGTCTTTAGCAGTGCTTACTGAACATTTTGTATAATTATGTTTCAAGAATGACATTAGTTAGCGTGTAGCAATGCTTCTTAGCTATTCTCacttaaataaacaacagctcactttttgtcaaaataaaaaaaaaagtctcaaaatTAAGTGAAGGAAATAGTTTTTACTGTCATTGATAAATACTTGAACATTGTCAGTGTTCTTTGGCAAGCATCACTGAAATGACCCAGTGCCCATAACATGGCATACAAACATCCATTACTCATATCATGTCTATCCTCTTTGACATCTCAGTTAAGCAGAGTAAAGAAGGAGAAGACCGATTGCACGCTCATTTATCTTTTAGAAAGTAGAAGTCGTTCCCAGCTGGCTGTACAGCTTGCTGACGCTTCACTTCAGCTAAGCTCTGCCTGCTTTACATGTGCTGCGTTCTCATTAACACGTTTGCTGGAGCCTTGGAGGAAATCATAAAAGGGTCAAACAATGAACATGTCAACCTGAAACCCATATATTATATGTAGCATATATTAGACAGCGAATGCATAATGTAATGCTTTACATTGCCCTAGTTAGAGAGAGGGACTTGTGTCAAGGTTCTGTtgcagtaacacacacacatatacacacacacatatactgatGAGGAATTGGGAGTGGCAGCAGTGGGCTTATAGTGATCCTCATCTAATCCTCTTGATTTACTGTCTGCTGCCTACAGATGGCAGTGCACGGCATCCCACGCTGTCAGgccacactacacacacacacatacttggAGAAATAAGTGCTTATGAAATTTTGAATAAGACACAGAGGGGAGAAATCCTCTAAAGATAAAAAGAtttagacattttgtttttctttttttttcctccgtCTCTCAGATAATGAAAGGGTGGTGGAGCTGCTTCAAgccattaaagaaaaaagcataACCTTGGACACCATCAGACACGCCCCACATCCGCTGTGTAAGAGCCCTCCAGCACAGAATTCTGGTGAGACTCTTGTTAATGAACAAAAACGTGCATGGGGTTAGAGTGGCATTTGTTCACTTGTTTAATGTATGTGGATGGGAGATGCATCTAAAGTAGCTTTAATTTATAATTGCATCATTCCATCTGTTGTAATGTGGATCTTGACCTCATCATGACTAAACCCATGTTCAAATGATTGCAGATTCTGCATTTGCGCCACCTCCCTCTGAATCAGAAGACCACCACAGTGTCAGACCCCATAGCCCCTCCTCACATTGCCCAGCGTCCCCCAATGGACATCCAAAACCCCTTGGGGACACATTAAGACCAAAGAAACCCCCTTCTCCAGCTGTCTATCCAGACAAGGCCCGGGGGCCCAGTGAGGCACCGCTCTCTAAGAAGAGCTCCAGCCTGCTGAACAGCTTGCGGCCCCCACTCCCCCTGCAGGCTAAAGAGGGGCTTCACAGCATCAATGGACGCACCAAACCTTGGGACAGCTTCACCCCGGAGGAATTTGCCCAGCAGTTTCACGAATCTGTGCTTCAGTCCACTCAGAAGGcactacaaaaacacaaaagtaagcCACACAAGTCACAGTGATAGAGGTTTGTCTGATCAGTTAATCATTTAGCCGTAAAATATCAGGAAGAAGCGAAAAATGCCCCTCAGCTTTCCCAGGGTTACGTCCTCAAATTGTATGCTTTGTCATACAAAgtccaaaacataaaaaaacagcacatttgcactttggagaagctggaaccagcaaatgttcagtatttttgattttgataaaaactgaactgattaATCTGTTGTCAATGTTGATACATTTAAGTTGATTgattgcaacaaaaaaaagatttgtttgttttcctgggATTCTCTCGTATCTCTGGATCTCTCCAATATCCTTGGACTTTTGGACGGTTGAACAGAGAAAACGAGCAATTTGGACTTTGTTAAATTGTGATGGGTACTACttactgttttctgacatcttATTGACCAAATGgttaattgaaaataaaaataagcacaGCAACCAATAATGGCAGTAGCAGCTTGCAGATGCAGATTAATCAGCTAATCCTTTCAACActactgaaatgaataaaatggatgaaataacAATCCTTCTCTCCCATCCTGTCTTAGGTGGAGCCACAGTGATGTCGGAGTCGTCACAACTCCAGGAGTCGTCTGTTCACTACAACATTCCAGAGCTTCAGAGCGCCCCCAGCAGACCACCACAAACGCACTCACAAACTCACTCAAATGCACATTCATTTCCCCACCCGCTCTCCCACCCTCACCCACAGCCCAACGGGCAGCACTTCTCTGCACCCCTACATCGAGAGGCCTCAGGGACGCGGGAGGACCTGTCTGGTCCAGATGactctgaggaggaagaggatgaggaggaagaggaggctccTGCTTCCAAGTGGCAGGGGATTGAATCTGTATTTGAAGCTTATCAGGAATACGTGGAAGGTAAGCAGCCACACTGAATGTGTAGTGAttatactgctgctgctgaaaatcaatttttaCAGCTCTTTACTCCATATTGTATGTGGGTTTGAAAGCCCCTACCTCTCCAAAATCCATCAAACGCTCATTGTATAGCTTTATTAATTagtcttttccttttattcGTGGAAGAATAGCAATGAGATGTCTTCATCCTAATACAGCAGTGGTGACTGAACACTGCTGTATTAGGATGAAGACATCTCATTGCAATTCTTCCACTGATTATAGACTGAAGTCAGGTTACAAATGAAGACTTGATTTTTGTTGTACTCTCCTCTCATCACTAGAGGGAGCTATTCATCCTTCCCCTTACAAATTGTATGTAAAATACATCAGGATTATACTGAATAGAGATCtgattaaaaagagaaataagaagaagCATGTTTTCTCTGTGGTAGTGGAAAATTACCATCTGCTTTTGAGATAGCACATGGTGTGGATTCTGAAAGGCataatttctttcctttttttctttcgcCTTTTTCTCTAATTCAATGTTGTCCTGTAGAGCAAAGTTTGGAGCGACAAGTGTTGCAGAGCCAGTGTCGAAGACTAGAAGCTCAGAACTACAACCTCAGTCTGACTGCTGAGCAGCTGTCTCATAGCATGGGGGTAAGACACACAGCCAGATTCATCAGTTACTACCTCCTACACATGTCCCTTCTATCTCCACACAGACTTCTTTTAGTGTCAGGTGAGAATGAGAAGTAGTATTGAAAATCATGCTAACACACAGTATCCCCAATCCCAGTGCATCATTTATTATTCTCATATTGGGGTTTGATGTCATATAACTGAAATCCGACCCttctttttgtgattttatgtcAACTTAACATTTCATGTCTTCCTTCTCTGACACCCTGGTTGTGTAGGAGCTGATGTCCCAGAGACAGAAGCTGGCAGTGGAAAGGGAGAAGCTACAAGCAGAGCTGGAGCACTTCAGGAAGTGTTTGACGCTGCCCCAGGCGCCCTGGCCGAGAGGCGGCCATTACAAGGGCTACCCTCCCAGG
The Scatophagus argus isolate fScaArg1 chromosome 1, fScaArg1.pri, whole genome shotgun sequence DNA segment above includes these coding regions:
- the gse1b gene encoding genetic suppressor element 1 isoform X3, which codes for MGSQCNRTRKKEGARWRSGMSHEPKSPSLGMISTATRTTATVSPLTPSPLNGSIVANGSPATQSAHSGFAAALRKLAKQAEEPRAASSISSESSPVSSPATNHSSPVSTPKRGPLGPGPVLVPPAGHSVPNTPPVVTIAPTKTSNGLWRNEGRQADSVPRGASRERLGAEGTLPQEKGGPSVPAHLLGNPYAFGLTPSAVMQDSRFQPLNLPRQLPNAVPPGPVPEEYLRGFRPYATTEDALRMPSLPLGLDPATAAAAAAYYHPSYLPHPSFTPYRMDDPFCLSALRSPFYSLPAGGALPPIHPSAVHMHLPGVRYPGDFTHPSLSALQSAERLQLEDELRQREREREREREREREREKEREREVEREKEREREREREREREKELEREREREREREREREREKEREREKELERQKERALREKELQASKAMESHYLAELHAMRGQEDRNKPERLTPNRADKTKEPTPPAPKPVPPGLHSSMVQSHHPVPGLISGHGLYIGPSAVGPGLSASMIAQRTNEEERWVARQRKLRQEKEDRQYQVSEFRQQVLEQHLDLGRPGDTPDHRTDSHRSIPNHHEPGSRDLHPHLGAPPPLISPKPPQLPREHHPPPPTTLWNPASLIETASESKRNHEPSGMGHYELSRLPPGPLKYDDGARRREGGAMDKYPPLRGPPGLPEPSTFLADLEKSTQSFFSQQRASLSLPSQYELDGAVKSNTGLKSLQGHLGHSRHGQGLGIVTGPGMGQVATLGMVPDTMLIYDESLQQHRRPISKLDLEEKRRREAREKGYYYELDDSYDESDEEEVRAHLRRVAEQPPLKLDDSTEKLDFLGVFGLTTVGRRDELVQQKRRKRRRMLRERSPSPPVSHSKRTPPPPPQLSTRFTPEEMDQAPELEDKKRFLTMFRLSHVTIQQRRDNERVVELLQAIKEKSITLDTIRHAPHPLCKSPPAQNSDSAFAPPPSESEDHHSVRPHSPSSHCPASPNGHPKPLGDTLRPKKPPSPAVYPDKARGPSEAPLSKKSSSLLNSLRPPLPLQAKEGLHSINGRTKPWDSFTPEEFAQQFHESVLQSTQKALQKHKSGATVMSESSQLQESSVHYNIPELQSAPSRPPQTHSQTHSNAHSFPHPLSHPHPQPNGQHFSAPLHREASGTREDLSGPDDSEEEEDEEEEEAPASKWQGIESVFEAYQEYVEEQSLERQVLQSQCRRLEAQNYNLSLTAEQLSHSMGELMSQRQKLAVEREKLQAELEHFRKCLTLPQAPWPRGGHYKGYPPR
- the gse1b gene encoding genetic suppressor element 1 isoform X6, producing MSHEPKSPSLGMISTATRTTATVSPLTPSPLNGSIVANGSPATQSAHSGFAAALRKLAKQAEEPRAASSISSESSPVSSPATNHSSPVSTPKRGPLGPGPVLVPPAGHSVPNTPPVVTIAPTKTSNGLWRNEGRQADSVPRGASRERLGAEGTLPQEKGGPSVPAHLLGNPYAFGLTPSAVMQDSRFQPLNLPRQLPNAVPPGPVPEEYLRGFRPYATTEDALRMPSLPLGLDPATAAAAAAYYHPSYLPHPSFTPYRMDDPFCLSALRSPFYSLPAGGALPPIHPSAVHMHLPGVRYPGDFTHPSLSALQSAERLQLEDELRQREREREREREREREREKEREREVEREKEREREREREREREKELEREREREREREREREREKEREREKELERQKERALREKELQASKAMESHYLAELHAMRGQEDRNKPERLTPNRADKTKEPTPPAPKPVPPGLHSSMVQSHHPVPGLISGHGLYIGPSAVGPGLSASMIAQRTNEEERWVARQRKLRQEKEDRQYQVSEFRQQVLEQHLDLGRPGDTPDHRTDSHRSIPNHHEPGSRDLHPHLGAPPPLISPKPPQLPREHHPPPPTTLWNPASLIETASESKRNHEPSGMGHYELSRLPPGPLKYDDGARRREGGAMDKYPPLRGPPGLPEPSTFLADLEKSTQSFFSQQRASLSLPSQYELDGAVKSNTGLKSLQGHLGHSRHGQGLGIVTGPGMGQVATLGMVPDTMLIYDESLQQHRRPISKLDLEEKRRREAREKGYYYELDDSYDESDEEEVRAHLRRVAEQPPLKLDDSTEKLDFLGVFGLTTVGRRDELVQQKRRKRRRMLRERSPSPPVSHSKRTPPPPPQLSTRFTPEEMDQAPELEDKKRFLTMFRLSHVTIQQRRDNERVVELLQAIKEKSITLDTIRHAPHPLCKSPPAQNSDSAFAPPPSESEDHHSVRPHSPSSHCPASPNGHPKPLGDTLRPKKPPSPAVYPDKARGPSEAPLSKKSSSLLNSLRPPLPLQAKEGLHSINGRTKPWDSFTPEEFAQQFHESVLQSTQKALQKHKSGATVMSESSQLQESSVHYNIPELQSAPSRPPQTHSQTHSNAHSFPHPLSHPHPQPNGQHFSAPLHREASGTREDLSGPDDSEEEEDEEEEEAPASKWQGIESVFEAYQEYVEEQSLERQVLQSQCRRLEAQNYNLSLTAEQLSHSMGELMSQRQKLAVEREKLQAELEHFRKCLTLPQAPWPRGGHYKGYPPR
- the gse1b gene encoding genetic suppressor element 1 isoform X4, with protein sequence MFGLKAPLYYLPGMSHEPKSPSLGMISTATRTTATVSPLTPSPLNGSIVANGSPATQSAHSGFAAALRKLAKQAEEPRAASSISSESSPVSSPATNHSSPVSTPKRGPLGPGPVLVPPAGHSVPNTPPVVTIAPTKTSNGLWRNEGRQADSVPRGASRERLGAEGTLPQEKGGPSVPAHLLGNPYAFGLTPSAVMQDSRFQPLNLPRQLPNAVPPGPVPEEYLRGFRPYATTEDALRMPSLPLGLDPATAAAAAAYYHPSYLPHPSFTPYRMDDPFCLSALRSPFYSLPAGGALPPIHPSAVHMHLPGVRYPGDFTHPSLSALQSAERLQLEDELRQREREREREREREREREKEREREVEREKEREREREREREREKELEREREREREREREREREKEREREKELERQKERALREKELQASKAMESHYLAELHAMRGQEDRNKPERLTPNRADKTKEPTPPAPKPVPPGLHSSMVQSHHPVPGLISGHGLYIGPSAVGPGLSASMIAQRTNEEERWVARQRKLRQEKEDRQYQVSEFRQQVLEQHLDLGRPGDTPDHRTDSHRSIPNHHEPGSRDLHPHLGAPPPLISPKPPQLPREHHPPPPTTLWNPASLIETASESKRNHEPSGMGHYELSRLPPGPLKYDDGARRREGGAMDKYPPLRGPPGLPEPSTFLADLEKSTQSFFSQQRASLSLPSQYELDGAVKSNTGLKSLQGHLGHSRHGQGLGIVTGPGMGQVATLGMVPDTMLIYDESLQQHRRPISKLDLEEKRRREAREKGYYYELDDSYDESDEEEVRAHLRRVAEQPPLKLDDSTEKLDFLGVFGLTTVGRRDELVQQKRRKRRRMLRERSPSPPVSHSKRTPPPPPQLSTRFTPEEMDQAPELEDKKRFLTMFRLSHVTIQQRRDNERVVELLQAIKEKSITLDTIRHAPHPLCKSPPAQNSDSAFAPPPSESEDHHSVRPHSPSSHCPASPNGHPKPLGDTLRPKKPPSPAVYPDKARGPSEAPLSKKSSSLLNSLRPPLPLQAKEGLHSINGRTKPWDSFTPEEFAQQFHESVLQSTQKALQKHKSGATVMSESSQLQESSVHYNIPELQSAPSRPPQTHSQTHSNAHSFPHPLSHPHPQPNGQHFSAPLHREASGTREDLSGPDDSEEEEDEEEEEAPASKWQGIESVFEAYQEYVEEQSLERQVLQSQCRRLEAQNYNLSLTAEQLSHSMGELMSQRQKLAVEREKLQAELEHFRKCLTLPQAPWPRGGHYKGYPPR
- the gse1b gene encoding genetic suppressor element 1 isoform X5, whose protein sequence is MGDPGGFTPLCSMSHEPKSPSLGMISTATRTTATVSPLTPSPLNGSIVANGSPATQSAHSGFAAALRKLAKQAEEPRAASSISSESSPVSSPATNHSSPVSTPKRGPLGPGPVLVPPAGHSVPNTPPVVTIAPTKTSNGLWRNEGRQADSVPRGASRERLGAEGTLPQEKGGPSVPAHLLGNPYAFGLTPSAVMQDSRFQPLNLPRQLPNAVPPGPVPEEYLRGFRPYATTEDALRMPSLPLGLDPATAAAAAAYYHPSYLPHPSFTPYRMDDPFCLSALRSPFYSLPAGGALPPIHPSAVHMHLPGVRYPGDFTHPSLSALQSAERLQLEDELRQREREREREREREREREKEREREVEREKEREREREREREREKELEREREREREREREREREKEREREKELERQKERALREKELQASKAMESHYLAELHAMRGQEDRNKPERLTPNRADKTKEPTPPAPKPVPPGLHSSMVQSHHPVPGLISGHGLYIGPSAVGPGLSASMIAQRTNEEERWVARQRKLRQEKEDRQYQVSEFRQQVLEQHLDLGRPGDTPDHRTDSHRSIPNHHEPGSRDLHPHLGAPPPLISPKPPQLPREHHPPPPTTLWNPASLIETASESKRNHEPSGMGHYELSRLPPGPLKYDDGARRREGGAMDKYPPLRGPPGLPEPSTFLADLEKSTQSFFSQQRASLSLPSQYELDGAVKSNTGLKSLQGHLGHSRHGQGLGIVTGPGMGQVATLGMVPDTMLIYDESLQQHRRPISKLDLEEKRRREAREKGYYYELDDSYDESDEEEVRAHLRRVAEQPPLKLDDSTEKLDFLGVFGLTTVGRRDELVQQKRRKRRRMLRERSPSPPVSHSKRTPPPPPQLSTRFTPEEMDQAPELEDKKRFLTMFRLSHVTIQQRRDNERVVELLQAIKEKSITLDTIRHAPHPLCKSPPAQNSDSAFAPPPSESEDHHSVRPHSPSSHCPASPNGHPKPLGDTLRPKKPPSPAVYPDKARGPSEAPLSKKSSSLLNSLRPPLPLQAKEGLHSINGRTKPWDSFTPEEFAQQFHESVLQSTQKALQKHKSGATVMSESSQLQESSVHYNIPELQSAPSRPPQTHSQTHSNAHSFPHPLSHPHPQPNGQHFSAPLHREASGTREDLSGPDDSEEEEDEEEEEAPASKWQGIESVFEAYQEYVEEQSLERQVLQSQCRRLEAQNYNLSLTAEQLSHSMGELMSQRQKLAVEREKLQAELEHFRKCLTLPQAPWPRGGHYKGYPPR